A segment of the Nostoc sp. TCL26-01 genome:
AGTTAATGGTTCAGCACGGATCTCATAACGAATTTGTCCGCATTGACAACCCCCAGTATACGGAAAACTCACAAGTCTTTTTCCTTAGAATCACCAATTGCTTGATTTTACCAGTTTAATAATATCCACAACATTAAATCAGTAGAGACGTTGCAGTGCAACGTCTCTACAAGGATTTCGAGCAACGCAAAATTAATTCCTACCAGATGTCTGGTTGATATTGCAATGAGAAATAAAATCCATTATCTTGCAGAGAGTTGCCTTTATCCTTCACGCCAATTAAAGGAACACCATAATCTAAACGCAGATTTAAACTACGAAAAACTTGCCACTCCACACCTAAACCTGTACTAGCAATTAAACTAGGATCAGGATTATCTCCACGATTATTCCAGCCACCGCCAATTTCTACAAATGGCTTGAGTTGCAGGGTTTTGGGGTTGGTGCTGAGAGGAATACGTAGTTCGACTGCACCCAAGACACCATTATCTGATACTAGTTGGTTTTGGCGATAGCCCCGCACAGTATCGACACCACCAAGGCTGAATTTTTCCAGGGTGAGGAGGGAGTCGGGCGTTAACTGGGCAGCGATGCGGGTTAATAGTAAGATTCTCTTGGATACTTGCCGTACCCATTGGAATTGTCCCAACCAGGAAAAGAAACGTCCATCAGTACCCGTGTTGTTGACTGTAGCATCAAAAGCGTCGATGCCAAAACTAAACTGCGATCGCCCTGCTAAAACTTGTGTGGCACTCCGATGTACCCAATCTTGGTAAAATCTGATCAAACTCACTCTAGATTCACCCTTTTCTGCACCTGCCGAAAAAGAAAAAGGAATATTATCGAGTAAAAAGGTTTGACTGCGACGTAAATCAAAACCCATCCCCACAGCAAATTCAGTTTGAGGTTTTCTGATTAATGGTTGACGGAAACCAAAAGATAATGTCTCTGAGTCACTACGAATACCTAAATATGCAAAGGATTCTGTAATAATTTTGCTGTTATTGTTGCTATAACGCAGGTTTATAGTACCGTTTCTGGCATTTATTGGTAATTTATAACTGATGTTGTAAATATTTAACCCTTCCGTCGAACCATATTCCAGACTGAGTTGATCACCAAAACCTGTAAAATTATCATGTACCGCAAAGACGCTACCTTGCACTGAACCGATATTAGGAGATTGGTTATTAGCAATTACAATACCTGCATGAAAAGCTGGCGCTTCTTGTAACTCAACTCGTAAGATGTTTAATCCAGGGCTACTCCCAGCAATTAACTCAGCATTAACTCGTTTGATAATTGGATCAATTTGTAATAGTTGTAAAGCTTCTTCTATACGTTGCTTGTTTAATGGTGCAGTTGTAGCGATTTTGATGCGACTGCGGACATAGATTTCTTCTAACCTTTGGAGTCCCTGAATTTCTATCTTTTCTAATCTACCCTCGACAATTTGAATTGTCACATTACCATTTTCAATATCATCAGGTCTATCGTTGAGAATAAATGCACCAGATGTAATATAACCGTTGTCAACATAAAATTTAGTAATTTTAGTTCTTAAAGTTATTAAATCTTCAAAGGATATTTCTTTCTTTTGTTCGTATTCTTGAACAAGCTGGCTGATTTGTTTTTGAAAAATAGTATTGCCTAAAACCTCAATTTTCTTGACTGGAAAAAGTTCAGTTGTCGAAGAAGTTGGTTGATTTTGGGTTGGGTTTGTAGGTGTAGGGACTGATTGTGTAGGAGGATTTTCGGGAGTTGCTGGAATGGGTTGAGGAGAGTCTGCGGGTTGAGGAATAGTTTCTTGTACACGTTTTGGAGTATTTGCAGGAATGGTAACTCCGGCTGGTAATGTTGACTGAGCAAAAGCTTGATGATTAATTCCACAAAAAAATACAATTCCGCTTAAACTAGCAATAAATTCTCTAATATGAAACCGATAAATATATTCACCCACACAGACATTTTTCACCCTAAAATTCTCCTCTATTCTCCAAGATTTAAGTAGGGTGTGTTATGGCTTTAGCCTAACGCACCTTTATACAAGATGGTGCGTTAGTAACTCAGCAGATTAGGAAATGCTATAGATGTAGATGTAGGTTGGGTTAAGCGCAGCGCAACCCAACATGGATATGAAAAACCTAGTATGGATTTTGATGTTGGGTTTCCCAAAGCCTCAACCCAACCTACAATTTTTTGCATCATTTTAGTCGTGTCGCTCCACTACATTTAATAAGCACATTCTCGACCTAAAACTCTCTTACCATTTGTCAGTCGATACACTCCTTGTGGTTCGATAATTGCATCGCCAATTTTCCATCGGGGACGCTTAACACTACTTGTAGACGAACTATTTGCACTGGATACAGACTGGAAATTTCCAGTAGAATATGTAGACAATGGTGCATCACTAGGACGTTCAGGTAAGCCACCGGAACCTGTGATGAAAAAAGTACCGCCTGGTTGATTATTACTTCTAGCAATGCAACTATTAGCAAGTAAGGCGTTAGGATCGGTCAGGTTTTGTGGTAGTTCTGTCAAACTATTTTGGAGAAAACTTATATCAGGTATACCGGTGATGGTTCCAGAAATTGCCCCGCTAGCATTGACTTCAACTTGTTGATTACCTTCAAGAGTATTGATAGTAGCAATGTCAGATTTGATAGTATTAGGACTATACAAGGGAGAACTGAAGAATGCACGAGTATTGAATCTAATGTCACCACCTTTACCATCACGCGCAAATGAGAGAATATCGCTATCATCAAGGGCAATAATTGAGTTAGCGGTGAGGATAATATTACCGCCGCCACCTTCACCGCTAAATACATTCGTGCGAATATCGCTATTACCAAAAAGGCGGATATTTTCGGCAGTGATATTGATAGTTCCACCAGAAGATACTACAGAGGAAGTAGAAATCTTACTATTATTTGCATTCAAATTTCTGGCAACATTCAAATCAATATTACCAGCCTTTCCTGTTCCTTCACTTAGGGCAACAATTTGAGCATTATCAGTTAAGTCAACTGTACCAGCTTTGATGATTAAGTTGCCTCCATCACCTGAACTTGTAGTTTGAGTTGAGATGACAGAATTATCGGTAGCAATTAGTTCTCCTGTTTCTAAAGTGAGAGTTCCCGCTTTTCCTGCACCTTGAGTTTCAGTAGATATGACATTAGGGATTTGTCCAAATGGTGATCTACCACTCATGACTACTGATTTAGTAGCATGAATATTTATGTTTCCAGAGTTTAATTGACCAAGATTAGTTGGAGCGCCTGCTGCAATAATCTGATCAAATATGTCTGGTAAGTTAGTGATGAATAATTCTTGAATAACTGGATCATCAATGGGATTATTCTGTAAAACGTTTAAAAATCCAATGCTGAATGGATCAACACTGTTATTAATTATTTGACTACCATCGCGGATATTTAAAGTACCAGTTTCAATATTAATATTACCCCCCGACGCAACACTAAAAGAACTAGCAAATACCCTGCTATTTGATAAATTGATAGAATCTGCAATTTTGAGCGTTATATTACCTGGATTTCCTTCTCCTAAAAAGCTGGTACTTGCTATAGCAGATACATCTGCAACATTTAACGTTTTAGCCTCAATTAGCAAATTTCCTCCAGAACCTTGAGCAGTTGAATCACCTAAACCCAAAGCGAAGGTATTGATGATACTAGTATTTAAGTTGACAGAATCATTAGCGCGTATTGATACATTGCCTGCATTACCTTGAGCGCCTAAAGTTACAGAACTAATAAAACCCAAATTCATATTCAAGTTTTCTGTATTAATAAAAATATCCCCGCTATTTCCAGCCCCGTCTGTACGTGTAACAATGCCAGGAATACCAGACATACCAGACATATTCAAATTTTGCGTATCAATGATAATATCTCCACCTTTTCCCCCAGTTGTTGTAAGTGTTTGAATTCCAGACTCATCAGAAATATCTAATTGTGATGCTTGTATTTTTATGTCTCTACCGTTTTGATCTCTGACGGTTGCTGAATAAATTATGGATGCTTCTGTAATTTTGATGCTATTACCTACTAACTGTATTTCACCACCACTAAATCCAGTTGTATTAATCAATGCTTGCTTGTTTAAATAAATATCTGCTTTGTTAACATCAGTTGGGAATATTAAATCGAGATTATCACCATCTATATTTAATCCAACACTACCCTTGTCTGCGAGTCCTCCTAATTCAACTTTTCCCCCAAAAGCTGTTAAAAATCCTCCATCTAAAATGACATCACCACCTAAGAATAATAAGCTCTTACCGTAGCTTGTGGTCAGTCCTGTTGCTTTTGTTGGATAAAGATTTGCTCCTCTTGATTGGTTAATAATTGGTGCAGGTTGGATTTGATTAAACAAAAAAGCTGAAGGATTAACTGTCAAAAGTTGAGGAACTTGGGGAGTTGCAGCACTAAATAATCCTTGATTATTAAATTGCATTGCATCCGCAGTTGTAGCGACGAATGAACCACGAAGATTCAAGCTACTATTTTGACCAAAAATAATGCCATTGGGATTAATTAAGAATAAATTGGCATTGGAACGAGTAAAGTCACTTTGCAGAGTACCCAAAACACCAAAAATTTCCGAACGATTTGTTCCTGTCACTCTTGCCAAAATATTTTGAATGTCAGCGCTGGGACTAATAAAATAAGCGCTTCGTCCTTCACTAACATTAAACTCTCGAAAGCTGTGGAATAGGTTATGACCTCGAATGGCTCCTCCTAGAATTAATTCTATAGGCCTGCCAAAGAGATTTTCTAGCACTAGCGAACTTTCGGAGTTTAGGGTGTCATCGGGGACAATATTGCTACTTTGGGCTAAAACTACTTTTCCATTGGCAATGTAAACTAGCCAACTTATTACACATAGTTGGGTGAGAGTTTTAATAATTTTTTGCATGACTATATGATGGCGCGAAAGTATTAGATCCACGACTTTTCAGAGAAGTCGTGGATCTGAATATTCGTAAATATACTTGATTATGGCTAAAATACAAAACTAAGTTTATAAAATCTTTACCGTAAATATACTATGTTTAAACTTAAGCATCTGATAAAAATTTTCCTTATGCAAAGTAAAAACATTAAATTAAAAGTGCGTCGCTGGCTGGGATTTATATTTCTGTGCAGTTTGATGTTTTGCTTGTGGCTGGGTACATTGGAACTTAGAGTCAGCGCCCAATCTCCTGATACAAATCAACTTGTTAATAGAGGGTTGGAACTTTACCAAAGTGGAGATATAAAAGCAGCGATTGCAAGTTGGGAAAAAGCTTTAAATATCTATCAACAAAATCAAGATACGGCTGCATCTTTGATTGTGCGCGAAAATTTGGCGCGGGTTTATCGAGAAGTTGGGCAAAGCACACAAGCGATCGCACAGTGGCAGCAGGTTATCACTTACTATCGTCAAGAGGGGAATTTGCAGCAAGTGGGGCGATCGCTCACTGAACTTGCTCAGGTGTATAGTAGTTTAGGACAACCCACAAAAGCGATCGCTCTTTTATGTAATCCTGATAAAAACAATCATTGCAGTAGTGACAGCGCTGTACAAATTGCTCAGACTCACAAAGATTTACTTGGCGAAGCCGCAGCTTGGGGAAGTTTGGGTGATGCAAATAGATTGACAGGCAATTATCAATTAGCAATTACACATCTGCAAAAAAGTCTAGCCATTGCTAATAAACTTAATATACCTGCCTTGCGTGGTTCAGTTTTCTATAGTTTAGGTAATGCTCACATTAGCCAAGCTTTAGTTAAATATCGACAAGCAGATTCAGCAACACAACGGGGAGACGAACCGCAAAAACTTCTGGATGAAGGGAAACAAGCGGATACCAAGGCTTTAGAATATCTGCAAGCAAGTTTAAAGCTAGCCAGCAGTCAAAACGATGTTGTGGGAGAGATGCGATCGCATTTACGAATCATCCCCCTATATTACCGTAATCAGGAGACAACTAAGGCTACCAACAGCTTACAACAAGCAATTAGCTTATTAGAACGTTTACCACAAAATCGTGGAAGTGTGTATGCAGCTATCAACTTAGTGCATTTACTCCAACCTATCACCACTGAAACCACATCGAGACTTAGCTGTCTTGAACCTGAAACATCAGTAAAAGCAACAGTTTTACTGAATCAAGCCGCCACCATAGCTGAAAAAATCAGTGATTTTCGGGCAGAATCCTTTGCTTTAGGGGAATTAGGACATATATATGAATGTCGTCAAGAATATGCAAAAGCTCTGGAAATTACCAATAAAGCCAGATTAGCTGCTGAACAAGGCTTAAAAGCACAGGATAGTTTGTATTTGTGGGAATGGCAAACTGGACGCATTTTTAAAGCTCAGGGAAAAATAGATGCAGCGATTTCTGCTTATGAACGAGCAACTAATACTTTAGATACGATTCGTCGTGATATCTTAACAGCAAATCGAGATATTCAATTTGATTTCCGAGATACAATTGAGCCGATTTATCGTGATTTAGTAGCATTGAGATTGAGTTTAGCAGAACCAAGAGAAACTGCCAATAAATCCCTAGTTTCTCAAGATAGCAAGAATAATCTAAGTTCTATTCTCACCACAATGGATTCCCTAAAACTTGCAGAATTACAGAATTATTTTGGTGATGATTGTATTATTGCGCCCTTTGCCCAAACCAGCATACAAGCAAAAGGTGATCCAAAAACAGCTTTTTTAAATACTATTATCTTAGAAGATAAAATTGCAGTCATTTTAACTCTTCCAGGTGGTGAAAATAAATCAAGCTCAATTGCTATCAACCGCCAAGATTTTATCAACACAATTAACGACTTTCGCAGAAGCTTAGAAACTTACTACAATGACATTGGCGGATATGACACCAGACTAGCCAAACAAATGTATGATTGGCTGATTCAGCCTTTCACTACAGAACTCCAGAAATTTAACATCAAAACTTTGGTATTTATCCAAGATGGCATATTGCGAAGTGTACCGATGGCTGCACTTTATGATGGAGAACAATTTCTGATTCAAAAGTATGCTGTTGCCACAATTCCCAGTTTAAATCTGATTGATAGCAATCTTGCAAATCGCCGAAACTTGCGGATGTTGGCATTGGGTTTAACTGTCAATGCCACTATTAATCGTAAGATATATCAACCACTTTCTGAGGTGCAGACAGAAATAGATGGCGTGCTGGCGACGATTCCAGGGAAGAAACTACTTGATGATAATTTTACCAGCGATCGCCTAAATAAAGAACTAGAGCAACAAGCCTACCCAATTATCCACATCGCCACACATGGCGAATTTGGGACTGAACCAGAAGATACGTTTATTATTACAGGTAAAAAAGACACAACCACAGGCAATAATCAAACACTTTCTTTCAACCAATTAGAACAGCAAATTCGGAAAATTACTCACAGCAATCAGTCATTAGAATTGTTAACTTTAACTGCTTGTCAAACAGCCGTAGGGGATGAGCGTTCTGCATTAGGATTAGCAGGTGTTGCAGTCCAAGCAGGAGCAAAAAGCACCTTAGCCTCCCTGTGGGCAATTCAAGATAATTCCACAGCACAAATTGCTATTAGTTTCTACAACAAATTGTTAAATAATCCTACCATGAGTAAAGCGGAAGCTTTACAATCTGCTCAAATAGAAATGATTACCGGAAAAACAACAACAGGACAACTTGCTCACCCTGCTTATTGGTCGCCTTTAATTTTAATTGGTAATTGGCTGTAAAGAAACTATTTAGAATGTAGGGTGTGTTAGGCGCACATTTGGGAATAATTTGCCTCGAAAAAGATACTTTGAGCGCCTAACGCACCACCGGATAACATGGTGCGTTGCGCTACGCTACAACACAACGGCAATAAAGTGGGAGGAACATCCATACCACTTTTTGCTTTCTCTACTTAAGATTTACTGTCATAAGCTTTGAATTTTTTAGCGAGGTCGATTCTCTCGTCCGTGATAAATGTGTAATATCACAACATCATCTTCCAGAATAACGTAGTGAATAATAAAGCCGTATTTACCAAAAGAAACTAAAAGTTTTCGCAATCCTCCTATCTCGTCTACAATTGCGCCTCGATGAGGATTTTGTTGTAGACTCTCACCTGAAGAGACAATTGCTTGTACTGCGCGTCTTGCTGCATCATCATTATTAACTTTGATAAAATTGTGATGACGATTTAAGTCATCAATTGCAGCTTCTGTCCAAACTATCTGGTACATGGACGCTCTTGATTAGTTCCTAAATTATCTGCCCATTCACGCACACGTTCATGGGGTATTCCTGAACCTGTGCGAAGATAAGCTTCCAGAGCAGATTGACTCTGCTGAACCATTTGCGCTTCAGTCAGAGGTTGAAAATTTAATCCTGCATCTATCTCACCATACTCCAATGATTCTGTTGTCGTTTGAATAGATTGATTTGTCAGTAACCATTCAAAATCTTCTAAGGAAGCAGATGTATCAATAAGCCACGTTAAGACAAGACATTTTACCTGTTCTGGAGGTAATATTTCCAGATGTTCTAAAATTTGCTGCTTAATATTACTTTCTGTCATAAGCTTTGAATTTTTTAGTAGCTCTGCTATAAATATAGCAATTATAAATCATCAGCCCTTCGAGCAGGTTGCACCAACTTGATCAACAAGATATCTAATTAATGTAGGGTTTGTTAGGGGCGCACATTTGAGAATGAATTGCCTCGAAAAAGATACTTTGAGCGCCTAACGCACCACCGGATAACACGGTGCATTGCACTACGCCATAATACAACGGCAATAAGAGGGTGTTTGAAAAGTTTCAGTAGGTATAAAAATGTCATTCTGACTGGAGCGGAGCGTCAGGAAGAATCTAGGTTTTGTGGCACATACCGAGATGTTTCATTCCGCTACGCTGCATTCAACATGACAAAGAAACAGACTTTTCAAACGTCCTCTAAAGTGGGAGGAACATCCACACCACTTTTTGCTTCCCCTACTTAAGATTTAATTGTTCAGTCGCTATAATTTCTTGCAGTCGCAAAACTTGTTGTTGCAAACTTTTCTTACGCGCAGGTTCGGAAATTTTGCTAATCTCGTCTAGTTCTAAATTTTTGAGTTCTACTAATAGCTGGAAAATTGATGCTTTATTAACAGAATTATTTAGTATTTCCGCCATTGCATCATACCATAATCCTTTTTCAGCATATAAATCTGAACGTTGCAAAAACTCCTTTGTCCGAGCAAGTGCATTCTTCAAACTAGGTGCTATTGTCACCACTTCAATTTCAGCTCTAGCAATTAAATTTTTGGAAGGATGGTTAAGGTTACATAATAAAGCAACTTGCCATAAATACTTTTCTCCCACTGATAAACTAGTTTTAGTATTAGCAAGTGAATATGTCATAATTCCCGGCGAACTTTGCATCAGGATTGTGTCAATCTTCTCGAACTTACCATTCACATACTTATAAATAGTAAATTCAATTTTTCGACTTTGAGAATCTGGGACAAACCAAACAAATGTCGGTTGTAAAGACACCGTTTGTCCAATATAAGTAAGCGGTGCAAGGGCTGTTAGGCTTGTCTTTGCATCTCCTTGACATCCATTACCTCTGCTCCCATTGGAACCAGTAGGAGTTGTGGGATTAGAGGGATTTTTCGGGGGTGTGTATTTAGCTATAGCTGTAGTTGTGAGGATTAAATATAGTATGAGAGTGCAACTAAACAGCAGTTTGCTAGTTAAATATTGTCTTAGTGTAAAGAAATTCTGACTCATAGCTAATGCTTGGCGAAAAAATGCTGAAAGATGCCAACATTTTGGCAGAAAGGTGCAAAATACTTAATTCACATAAATTCTAATATACATCTGTCATTGGAAATAAATTTTCTTGAGTGCTATGGCAAGCAAGATCCCCGATTTCTTAAAAAATGCGGGTAGTTTAACTTTTCAATTTTTCGCCTAGAGGATAAACAGATGAATCAAAATAATTTATATCAAAACAAATATCTCAAATTGGGCTTATATGTGCCAGCGATCGCTTCCTATTTAATCATAAATTCAGGATTGTTTGCGGTACAATCAGCTAATGCCCAAGAAACACAGATTTTCCAAATAGCTCAACAGAATAATTCCGCATCAGCAACTAGAGAAAAACCGAGAGTTGCCGTTCTCGATTTTGATTTTAGCAGTGTTAGCAATCCTAGCTTATTATCAGTTTTTTCAGGAGGAAGTAAGGGTGTCAGCGATATTCTAGTCAATAAGTTAGTCAAAAACGGTAATTTTGTTGTCATTGAACGCAGTCAAATAGATGCTATTCTAAGAGAACAAAATTTAGGTAACTCTGGAAGAGTCGATGCTAGTACAGCAGCCCAAATTGGCAGAATTTTAGGTGTAGAAGCAGTAATCATTGGCTCAGTTACACAGTTTGACATTCAGCAACGACAATCTGGAGGCGGCTTATTTGGATTCGGTGCAGCAACCACTGATACCGATGCTTTCGTCAAATTAAATATTCGAGTAGTGAATACAAATACAGCCGAAATATTATTTGTAGCTGAAGGTAATGGTAATGATAGTCAGTCAGATACTCAAGTCAGCGTATTTGGTATTGGTGGCGGTTCTGCTACTAGTAATGAAGGCAAATTAATCACTAAAGCAACTGAAAAAGCCATCGATCAAGTAGTTGCTGAATTGAATACCAAATCAGCCAATTTAGCAGCCTTACCAAAACCTTTACCTAGTGTTAATGCAGCTATAGCTGATATCACTGGCAATACTGTAATTTTAAACAAAGGCAAATCTGATGGCTATCGAGTTGGGATGAAGCTATCAATAGAAAGAGTGACGAAACAAGTAAAAGACCCCACAAATGGTAGAGTAATTCGCAGTATTACCCAGTCAATAGGCATGATTGAACTAGTTGATGTGGATGCTACATCTAGCGTGGGCAAAATTACTACCGGGGGAAAATTCAAAGTTGGGGATATGGCTAAACCTGCTCAATAATATATTAATAAAATTAGTAGAGACGTTGCATTGCAACGTCTCTACATAATTTATGTGTATCATGATTAACGTGAAATGATATTAGTAGGCGATCGCACAGACTGGGGTAAAATCAAGATACCGGAGATAGTTGAGGTAATCAAGAGTAGAAAACTTGAAGTTATGTATATTTAAAATTTATACAATTAGTATTATTTAAAACTTTATCCTACCCCAAACCCCGATAAATAGCGCATTTTTGGTGTATGAAAACCAATAACAATATCTTGTTTAGGCACACCCATTTCCATCAATTCTAAAGCAATATCAGCTTCAGTTGTATTTTGCTGAATCCAAATTTTCTCATTCTTGATATCGAGATGAACTATCGGCCCATAAATTCTTTTTTGATTATTCCATCCAACACTAAGAATTTGATAATGATCATGTTCATTATCAAAAATCTGTTCAACTTCGACATCGCCATAACTGGGTTTATACTGGAGATATTTAGTTAATAAGTGCTTGACTTTTATCCGATATTCATTTAATTTATCCATCTTTCTATTTCCTCCGTCTCAACGTTATAGATAATTAGCTTTAAAGAGTTTTCAATGACTACAGTTTGAATAAAAGGTAAGTTGAAGAAGTCGTTATAAATTACTAATGGTACTGCTAAATATAAGGTTCTATTTGGCTCTTCAGCCCGTAAAGCAGTACGATAATTAATGAACTGTCCTAGTGCCATATGAAATTCTGAAATCTTTGAGGCACTGACAAAATTTTTAATTTCAACTGCTATTTTTTCTCCTGCTTTCTGGGCAGATATAAGTTGCTCCGCACCCAGATCAATCTGAACATCAACTCCACCACATCGAATATTTAGCGGATCATCTGTGACGATCCAGCCATCTTTTTGTAATGCAGACTTCACAATATTGTGGAATAAATCACGAGCCATAGCGTTACAACACAGCTACCCTCATCTTAATACAGATTTGGGGTTTGAATAATTCGCTCATAGCGTTTCTCGTTTGAGTTAGGTACATCTCATTGAGATCAGAGGCTAGAGACTAGAATTTAGAGTGTACCTATCGTGTAACTGAAAATTGCTATACAGTATAATAAGATAATAGTTTAAAAATGTGGATTTTTTTCTAAAAAACAAGAACCCCAACTTTTTAAAAAGTCGGGGTTCTGTGTATATCTAGGCAATCAAACTAAAATCACTAGCACTCAAAGTAATATCAGGATTACCCAAACGGGCAAACTCAAACACAGTTCCCGTACCCAAAACATTACTATCCTGATTGTAGAACACACTACCACTACCTTGGCTAAACACAATCCGGGCATTGCTGGCATTGACAAACTCATCATCACTGACAACAGCAAAATCAGATAAAGCTTGTCCCACACCATTAATCACAGCTGTGAAACT
Coding sequences within it:
- a CDS encoding ShlB/FhaC/HecB family hemolysin secretion/activation protein translates to MKNVCVGEYIYRFHIREFIASLSGIVFFCGINHQAFAQSTLPAGVTIPANTPKRVQETIPQPADSPQPIPATPENPPTQSVPTPTNPTQNQPTSSTTELFPVKKIEVLGNTIFQKQISQLVQEYEQKKEISFEDLITLRTKITKFYVDNGYITSGAFILNDRPDDIENGNVTIQIVEGRLEKIEIQGLQRLEEIYVRSRIKIATTAPLNKQRIEEALQLLQIDPIIKRVNAELIAGSSPGLNILRVELQEAPAFHAGIVIANNQSPNIGSVQGSVFAVHDNFTGFGDQLSLEYGSTEGLNIYNISYKLPINARNGTINLRYSNNNSKIITESFAYLGIRSDSETLSFGFRQPLIRKPQTEFAVGMGFDLRRSQTFLLDNIPFSFSAGAEKGESRVSLIRFYQDWVHRSATQVLAGRSQFSFGIDAFDATVNNTGTDGRFFSWLGQFQWVRQVSKRILLLTRIAAQLTPDSLLTLEKFSLGGVDTVRGYRQNQLVSDNGVLGAVELRIPLSTNPKTLQLKPFVEIGGGWNNRGDNPDPSLIASTGLGVEWQVFRSLNLRLDYGVPLIGVKDKGNSLQDNGFYFSLQYQPDIW
- a CDS encoding filamentous hemagglutinin N-terminal domain-containing protein, whose amino-acid sequence is MQKIIKTLTQLCVISWLVYIANGKVVLAQSSNIVPDDTLNSESSLVLENLFGRPIELILGGAIRGHNLFHSFREFNVSEGRSAYFISPSADIQNILARVTGTNRSEIFGVLGTLQSDFTRSNANLFLINPNGIIFGQNSSLNLRGSFVATTADAMQFNNQGLFSAATPQVPQLLTVNPSAFLFNQIQPAPIINQSRGANLYPTKATGLTTSYGKSLLFLGGDVILDGGFLTAFGGKVELGGLADKGSVGLNIDGDNLDLIFPTDVNKADIYLNKQALINTTGFSGGEIQLVGNSIKITEASIIYSATVRDQNGRDIKIQASQLDISDESGIQTLTTTGGKGGDIIIDTQNLNMSGMSGIPGIVTRTDGAGNSGDIFINTENLNMNLGFISSVTLGAQGNAGNVSIRANDSVNLNTSIINTFALGLGDSTAQGSGGNLLIEAKTLNVADVSAIASTSFLGEGNPGNITLKIADSINLSNSRVFASSFSVASGGNINIETGTLNIRDGSQIINNSVDPFSIGFLNVLQNNPIDDPVIQELFITNLPDIFDQIIAAGAPTNLGQLNSGNINIHATKSVVMSGRSPFGQIPNVISTETQGAGKAGTLTLETGELIATDNSVISTQTTSSGDGGNLIIKAGTVDLTDNAQIVALSEGTGKAGNIDLNVARNLNANNSKISTSSVVSSGGTINITAENIRLFGNSDIRTNVFSGEGGGGNIILTANSIIALDDSDILSFARDGKGGDIRFNTRAFFSSPLYSPNTIKSDIATINTLEGNQQVEVNASGAISGTITGIPDISFLQNSLTELPQNLTDPNALLANSCIARSNNQPGGTFFITGSGGLPERPSDAPLSTYSTGNFQSVSSANSSSTSSVKRPRWKIGDAIIEPQGVYRLTNGKRVLGRECAY
- a CDS encoding CHAT domain-containing protein; amino-acid sequence: MQSKNIKLKVRRWLGFIFLCSLMFCLWLGTLELRVSAQSPDTNQLVNRGLELYQSGDIKAAIASWEKALNIYQQNQDTAASLIVRENLARVYREVGQSTQAIAQWQQVITYYRQEGNLQQVGRSLTELAQVYSSLGQPTKAIALLCNPDKNNHCSSDSAVQIAQTHKDLLGEAAAWGSLGDANRLTGNYQLAITHLQKSLAIANKLNIPALRGSVFYSLGNAHISQALVKYRQADSATQRGDEPQKLLDEGKQADTKALEYLQASLKLASSQNDVVGEMRSHLRIIPLYYRNQETTKATNSLQQAISLLERLPQNRGSVYAAINLVHLLQPITTETTSRLSCLEPETSVKATVLLNQAATIAEKISDFRAESFALGELGHIYECRQEYAKALEITNKARLAAEQGLKAQDSLYLWEWQTGRIFKAQGKIDAAISAYERATNTLDTIRRDILTANRDIQFDFRDTIEPIYRDLVALRLSLAEPRETANKSLVSQDSKNNLSSILTTMDSLKLAELQNYFGDDCIIAPFAQTSIQAKGDPKTAFLNTIILEDKIAVILTLPGGENKSSSIAINRQDFINTINDFRRSLETYYNDIGGYDTRLAKQMYDWLIQPFTTELQKFNIKTLVFIQDGILRSVPMAALYDGEQFLIQKYAVATIPSLNLIDSNLANRRNLRMLALGLTVNATINRKIYQPLSEVQTEIDGVLATIPGKKLLDDNFTSDRLNKELEQQAYPIIHIATHGEFGTEPEDTFIITGKKDTTTGNNQTLSFNQLEQQIRKITHSNQSLELLTLTACQTAVGDERSALGLAGVAVQAGAKSTLASLWAIQDNSTAQIAISFYNKLLNNPTMSKAEALQSAQIEMITGKTTTGQLAHPAYWSPLILIGNWL
- a CDS encoding type II toxin-antitoxin system RelE/ParE family toxin, which codes for MYQIVWTEAAIDDLNRHHNFIKVNNDDAARRAVQAIVSSGESLQQNPHRGAIVDEIGGLRKLLVSFGKYGFIIHYVILEDDVVILHIYHGRENRPR
- a CDS encoding DUF928 domain-containing protein, which translates into the protein MSQNFFTLRQYLTSKLLFSCTLILYLILTTTAIAKYTPPKNPSNPTTPTGSNGSRGNGCQGDAKTSLTALAPLTYIGQTVSLQPTFVWFVPDSQSRKIEFTIYKYVNGKFEKIDTILMQSSPGIMTYSLANTKTSLSVGEKYLWQVALLCNLNHPSKNLIARAEIEVVTIAPSLKNALARTKEFLQRSDLYAEKGLWYDAMAEILNNSVNKASIFQLLVELKNLELDEISKISEPARKKSLQQQVLRLQEIIATEQLNLK
- a CDS encoding CsgG/HfaB family protein, with amino-acid sequence MNQNNLYQNKYLKLGLYVPAIASYLIINSGLFAVQSANAQETQIFQIAQQNNSASATREKPRVAVLDFDFSSVSNPSLLSVFSGGSKGVSDILVNKLVKNGNFVVIERSQIDAILREQNLGNSGRVDASTAAQIGRILGVEAVIIGSVTQFDIQQRQSGGGLFGFGAATTDTDAFVKLNIRVVNTNTAEILFVAEGNGNDSQSDTQVSVFGIGGGSATSNEGKLITKATEKAIDQVVAELNTKSANLAALPKPLPSVNAAIADITGNTVILNKGKSDGYRVGMKLSIERVTKQVKDPTNGRVIRSITQSIGMIELVDVDATSSVGKITTGGKFKVGDMAKPAQ